The Candidatus Hydrogenisulfobacillus filiaventi sequence TCTGCTGGACAGGGGGCGGTTCCGGCTAATTGCTCTGGGCCTTTCACTGCTTCCGCAACGCTCAGGCGAGGGAACCGCGGGGTACCGCGCCCCTGAGCAGGAGGTGGCGGCGGTAGCGGACCAGTTTGAACCGGTCGGCGAGACGACGGACGTCTTTGCCTTGGGCCTCATCTGTACCGAGTTGCTGACAGGAAGGCGACCAGAAATGAGCCGGGATTATCACGGCGGATGGGATCTGGCTGCCATCGAGGCGCTTGAGCACAGATAGGCCCGTTCTGGTTGGTTGGAGCCGGCCATGGGGGAAGCGCGTTTCCGACCCCTGGGGAACCAGGGCGCAGATGCGCCCGGTCATTACAATCCAGCTCAGGCTGACGCTATCCGGCGTGGTA is a genomic window containing:
- a CDS encoding serine/threonine kinase: MAAVADQFEPVGETTDVFALGLICTELLTGRRPEMSRDYHGGWDLAAIEALEHR